DNA from Deinobacterium chartae:
GGCGACCGCTCAGGCGTTCAAGCCAGGTTCAGCGCATAGAGCCGGACCGTGTACGGCCCCATCACGCGCTTCCCCCGCGCTTCAAAGCCGAAGCTCTCGTAGAAGCGGTGCAGCTTGGGCCGGTCCCAGGCCGTGTCCAGCCGCAACGAGGGCAGGCCCCGCGCAACCGTTTCCCGGCGCGCCGCCCCGAGGGCCGCGTGTCCGTAACCGCGCCCCTGGTGGTCCGGGTGCACGGCCAGCTTGTGCAGGTAAAGCGCACTTCCCGGCGGGTCGTCCGGCCAGAACTGCGGGTCGTGCTCGAGCAGGGCAAACGTCGCCACCGCCTCGCCCTCGGGGGTCAGGGCCAGCCGCAGGGCCTCCAGGGCGTATTCGTCCGCGATGCTCTCGGGGGTCACGTGCTCGGGCTGCCACAGCGCCTCGCCCCGGGCCTCGAGAGCACGCGCGCTTGCGCTGAGAATAGCGATGAACGTCGAAAAAGTTTCAGAAGTTACCGGCTGGCTGATGAGCATCTCAGCGCACATTCTAAGCGCCCGTCCCGGCGTGCGGGCGGCGGGCACGGTAAGCTTCCGTATCGCCTCGAGGTACACCGCACACCCCTCGAGAGAAAAGGAGCAGGTATGGAGCAGCGTTTCAGGGAGCAGGTGGTACTGATTACCGGAGCGGGCGGCGGCATCGGCCGCGCGGTCGCGCTGCGCTTCGCCGCCGAGGGCGCGCGGGTCGCCGTGAACGACCTGCGCGCGCAGGCGGCACAGGCCGTCAGCGAAGAGATCCGTGCGGCGGGCGGGCAAGCGCTGGCCGTTCCCGCCGACGTTGCCGACCGGGAGTCGGTGGAGGCCATGTTCGACGCGGTCGAGCGGCATTTCGGCTACGTGGACGTGCTGCTCAACAACGCGGGCCTGATCAGCGAGGA
Protein-coding regions in this window:
- a CDS encoding GNAT family N-acetyltransferase, whose amino-acid sequence is MLISQPVTSETFSTFIAILSASARALEARGEALWQPEHVTPESIADEYALEALRLALTPEGEAVATFALLEHDPQFWPDDPPGSALYLHKLAVHPDHQGRGYGHAALGAARRETVARGLPSLRLDTAWDRPKLHRFYESFGFEARGKRVMGPYTVRLYALNLA